The following proteins are encoded in a genomic region of Oryctolagus cuniculus chromosome 6, mOryCun1.1, whole genome shotgun sequence:
- the LOC138850160 gene encoding protocadherin beta-12-like — protein sequence MEDRGAGAQRTRQVVLLFVVLGMAQAASEPGRFSVAEEVHSGSCVGNLAKDLGLEVGELSFREARVVSNDNKQPLRLDTDTGDLILRETLDREELCGSTEPCVLHFQVIMKNPLQFLRIELQVMDINDHSPVFLEEEMLLEIPETSPVGAVFLLERAQDLDVGINAVNSYTISSNSHFHLKMRVHPDSGKYPELVLDKALDYEEQPELSFTLTALDGGSPPRSGTALVRVVVVDTNDNSPEFEQLFYEVKIPENSVLGSPVVTASAWDSDSGTNGEISYTFSHASEDIRKTFAINRKSGEVTLTGPLDYETTQSYSIIIQATDGGGLFGKSTVRIQVMDVNDNAPEITVSSISGPVPENAPETVVMVFSIRDRDAGDNGKMVSSIPEDLPFVLKSSFANYYTLETDAALDREARAEYNITITVSDLGTPRLTTRHHVAVQVSDVNDNAPAFSQAAYTLLVRENNSPGLLIGSVSASDRDAGANAQVTYSLLPPPQQPDVAALVSVHADSGQLYALRALDYEALRAFEFGVRAADRGSPALSSEARVRVQLLDANDHAPAVLYPPANGSAACPELVPRAADAGYLVTKVVAVDGDAGQNAWLSFELLKATEPGLFGVWAHSGEVRTARPLSERDAPRQRLLVLVRDHGEPPLSASVTLHVLLVDGFSQPYLALPEAAAAAEAARPDSLTVQLVVALAAVSSLLVLSVLALVAARLCGAGAGGGAGGVGVGAGCAVGGGGGGGGAGAEGRFPGPLLDVSGGGTLSHSYQYEVRLTGDAGTGEFKFMKPISPILTTQYPGKEIEEAPTFHNAFGFDIQ from the coding sequence ATGGAGGACCGAGGGGCAGGCGCTCAGCGGACCAGGCAAGTCGTGCTTCTCTTTGTTGTGCTGGGAATGGCTCAAGCTGCCTCTGAGCCTGGGCGCTTTTCGGTGGCCGAGGAAGTGCACAGTGGGAGTTGTGTGGGCAATTTGGCAAAGGACCTGGGCCTGGAGGTGGGTGAGCTCTCCTTCCGGGAAGCTCGGGTGGTCTCTAACGATAACAAGCAGCCTTTGCGGCTGGACACAGACACCGGGGATTTGATCCTCCGCGAAACTCTCGACCGGGAGGAGCTCTGCGGCTCCACGGAGCCCTGTGTGCTGCACTTCCAGGTGATAATGAAAAATCCTTTGCAGTTTTTACGGATTGAGCTTCAGGTCATGGATATAAATGACCACTCTCCCGTCTTCTTAGAAGAAGAAATGCTCCTGGAAATCCCAGAAACTAGCCCTGTTGGTGCCGTGTTCTTACTAGAGAGGGCACAGGATTTAGATGTTGGAATCAACGCTGTGAACAGCTACACGATAAGCTCCAACTCTCATTTCCACCTTAAAATGAGAGTTCATCCAGACAGTGGGAAATACCCAGAGTTAGTCCTGGACAAGGCGCTGGATTACGAAGAGCAGCCCGAGCTCAGCTTCACCCTCACGGCTCTGGATGGCGGGTCTCCGCCCAGGTCCGGGACTGCCCTCGTTCGCGTGGTGGTCGTGGATACTAACGACAACTCCCCCGAGTTTGAGCAGCTATTCTACGAGGTGAAGATTCCGGAGAACAGCGTCCTTGGCTCCCCGGTTGTCACTGCCTCGGCTTGGGATTCCGACTCGGGAACAAATGGAGAAATATCCTATACCTTCTCCCATGCCTCAGAAGATATTCGCAAGACGTTTGCCATTAATCGAAAATCTGGAGAAGTTACTCTAACAGGACCATTAGATTATGAAACAACTCAATCATACTCAATCATCATTCAAGCCACAGATGGGGGTGGACTCTTTGGGAAATCCACAGTCAGAATTCAGGTAATGGATGTGAATGACAATGCTCCTGAGATCACCGTGTCCTCAATTAGCGGCCCAGTTCCAGAAAATGCGCCTGAGACTGTGGTTATGGTCTTTAGTATCCGAGACAGAGACGCTGGGGACAATGGGAAGATGGTTAGTTCCATCCCAGAGGACCTGCCATTCGTGTTAAAGTCTTCATTTGCGAATTACTACACCTTGGAGACGGATGCAGCCCTAGACAGGGAGGCCAGGGCCGAGTACAACATCACCATCACCGTGTCCGACCTGGGCACGCCCAGGCTGACCACCCGGCACCACGTGGCGGTGCAGGTGTCCGACGTGAACGACAACGCCCCGGCCTTCAGCCAGGCCGCCTACACCCTGCTGGTGCGCGAGAACAACAGCCCCGGGCTGCTCATCGGCTCCGTGAGCGCCAGCGACAGGGACGCGGGCGCCAACGCGCAGGTGACCTActcgctgctgccgccgccacaGCAGCCCGACGTGGCGGCGCTCGTGTCGGTGCACGCGGACAGCGGGCAGCTGTACGCGCTGCGCGCGCTCGACTACGAGGCCCTGCGCGCCTTCGAGTTCGGCGTGCGCGCCGCCGACCGCGGCTCCCCGGCGCTGAGCAGCGAGGCGCGCGTGCGCGTGCAGCTGCTGGACGCCAACGACCACGCGCCGGCCGTGCTGTACCCGCCGGCCAACGGCTCGGCCGCCTGCCCCGAGCTGGTGCCGCGCGCGGCCGACGCGGGCTACCTGGTGACCAAGGTGGTGGCGGTGGACGGCGACGCGGGCCAGAACGCCTGGCTGTCGTTCGAGCTGCTCAAGGCCACGGAGCCCGGGCTGTTCGGCGTGTGGGCGCACAGCGGCGAGGTGCGCACGGCGCGGCCGCTGAGCGAGCGCGACGCGCCCAGGCAGcggctgctggtgctggtgcgCGACCACGGCGAGCCGCCGCTGTCGGCCAGCGTCACGCTGCACGTGCTGCTGGTGGACGGCTTCTCGCAGCCCTACCTGGCGCTgcccgaggcggcggcggcggccgaggcgGCGCGGCCCGACTCGCTCACGGTGCAGCTGGTGGTGGCGCTGGCGGCGGTGTCGTCGCTCTTGGTGCTGAGTGTGCTGGCGCTGGTGGCGGCGCGGCTGtgcggcgcgggcgcgggcgggggcgcgggcggtgtcggtgtgggggcggggtgtgcggttggcggcggcggcggcggcggcggcgcgggtgCGGAGGGCCGCTTCCCGGGGCCGCTGCTGGACGTGAGCGGCGGCGGGACGCTGTCGCACAGCTACCAGTACGAGGTGCGCCTGACGGGCGACGCTGGGACCGGGGAGTTCAAGTTCATGAAGCCCATTAGCCCCATCCTTACAACCCAATACCCcgggaaagaaatagaggaagctCCCACTTTCCACAATGCGTTTGGATTCGATATTCAGTGA